The genomic segment gctgttgctgttgctgttgctgttgctggaCTCCTAAATCTTCCTTCTTCACCATCAATGGCTTCTGTTGAAGTTGTTGGTGAAGAAATTGAACTCCCTGTGGAAACCCCAGTTGCTGTTGTTGGTGTTTTCTTAGCAAAAACTCTTGCCCGGGAACAGAGAATGGTGGTTTAGGGATTACATGAGAGATTGGGTCTATACCACCAGAATTGTGGCGCTTGAGTTGGGAATGGAGGGGCCGATTTTCTTGCTGGGAAAATGGTAGTGGCAAGAAAAGGTTGGGATTTTGAGCGTGCGGATTATGAGACGGTTGCTGGTTCATCAATACCTGTGGATCTAGTATATGCGGCTTCTCCTCCGAGGCCTCGATTTGTTGCTGCTGATTATGATGATAAACCATACCTGGAGGCAAAGAAAGTGGAAGTGATACACTGTTAGATGAAGAACTAAAAACTGGGCTTTGCACGCTAGAGTTGTTGTTGTTTCCGAATCCAACATTTTTGTAATTGACCAACCCAGAAAAAGAACCAGGAGCAACGAAACCAGACCCATCATTTGAAACCCCAGGACCAGGAAAAGGAGCCAAATTAGTACCAATGCTTGACACCCCACATGGAATTCCACTTAAGGACTCAAATCCATGTCCTTGATCAACAATCCCCAATCCACCACCACCGGCACCGGCACCGGCATCAGCATTGCCATCAAATTCCAGCTGATTGTTTCCACTTTGCAACAGCTGCTTTAGCCCAAACTGTGTGTCATCCACATCCCCAGCTATCCACCTCAAAAGGGATTGTTCTTGGCTCGGCTCTGACAGCATATTCTCCCAATCTTCTAGTCCAAGTCCACATCTTGCTCCTGATGAAACAAACTCTAGTCCACTTGGGATTGGCTGCAACTCTGTAGCCCATTCATCTTTCCTTTCATTGCTCACTGGGTTCACTGCTTTATCTGTTGCCGTGATGTTGGTGGTGTTTCCACCGGCGCCGCCGTTTGAGGAGGAAGAGAGAGTCGAAACAGATGTGGGTGGGCTTTGACTTCTTCTCATATGAAGAACTGAGGTAGATTCTTTGCTTGCAAAGCTATTAACTTGAAGaggttgttgttgctgctgctgctgctgctgcctgTGCGTCCAAGTTTCTTGTTGAGAACAAATTGAAGCAAAACCAGCAATATCTACACCCCCTTTGGCCTGCAAATGAAAGGGCATCCCTTTAATAAAATACCTAAGAAGCCAAAAGAGTTTGAAGAGAGATCAAGAAAAGGCCCAAGATTTGTTGTGGTGAAGTAAAGGACTATCAATGGCGTTGGCTCTCAAGAGGGCTAACACTCAGATTTGAAAGATTTGTTGTTGCTTTTAAACTCAGATTTCTTTAACCCAATATCATATCTCATTGCATGCCATGAATCTCTCTTCTTTAACTCACCCAT from the Populus nigra chromosome 1, ddPopNigr1.1, whole genome shotgun sequence genome contains:
- the LOC133676252 gene encoding scarecrow-like protein 27 isoform X1; the protein is MPFHLQAKGGVDIAGFASICSQQETWTHRQQQQQQQQQPLQVNSFASKESTSVLHMRRSQSPPTSVSTLSSSSNGGAGGNTTNITATDKAVNPVSNERKDEWATELQPIPSGLEFVSSGARCGLGLEDWENMLSEPSQEQSLLRWIAGDVDDTQFGLKQLLQSGNNQLEFDGNADAGAGAGGGGLGIVDQGHGFESLSGIPCGVSSIGTNLAPFPGPGVSNDGSGFVAPGSFSGLVNYKNVGFGNNNNSSVQSPVFSSSSNSVSLPLSLPPGMVYHHNQQQQIEASEEKPHILDPQVLMNQQPSHNPHAQNPNLFLPLPFSQQENRPLHSQLKRHNSGGIDPISHVIPKPPFSVPGQEFLLRKHQQQQLGFPQGVQFLHQQLQQKPLMVKKEDLGVQQQQQQQQQHALLDQLCKAAELVGTGNFLHAQGILARLNQQLSPTGKPFHRAAFYFKEALQLLLLMNNNSVTAPPPRSPTPFDVIFKMSAYKVLSEVSPLIQFVNFTCNQALLEAVDDADSIHIVDFDIGFGAQWASFMQELPRNRGVRSLKTTAFASPSTHHPVELGLMRDNLTQFANEIGLSFELDVINFDSLEQNCYSLPFFRTNENEAVVVNFPIWCSSNQPSALPSLLRFIKQLSPKIVVSLDRGCDRSDLPFPQHILHALQSYVHLLESLDAVNATTDAVNKIERFLLQPRIESTVLGRLRAPEKMPNWKTIFASVGFSPVTFSNFTETQAECVVKRTPVRGFHVEKRQALLVLCWQRRELMSASAWRC